A single genomic interval of Natronolimnobius sp. AArcel1 harbors:
- a CDS encoding helix-turn-helix domain-containing protein — protein MREFAFTITYERGADHLMDTFIDHPGLYARTVSCHATSETMWRLDEVTGPREALAVYDDRLANLTRCSSVRGMGGCPIDWTYETLAERPTRRLIYSRQSEGDGCRSVPYLAATHLEDGVLCRAEQHGHEYKWRILAEDDAAVRPIYDELKGNLREGLSLEFERVNGASEWPDEHATQAELPYKQRDALELAVEYGYYDSPRRHSIQEIAEAEAIPTSTLQYRLTQAESWLATTFVSSETGDPVVQALQLTAGD, from the coding sequence ATGCGCGAATTCGCCTTTACCATCACCTACGAGCGGGGCGCGGACCACCTGATGGACACCTTCATCGACCATCCGGGGCTCTACGCGCGAACCGTCTCCTGTCACGCCACGTCGGAGACGATGTGGCGACTCGACGAGGTCACGGGGCCACGCGAGGCGCTTGCTGTCTACGACGACCGACTGGCGAATCTCACTCGCTGCTCGAGCGTGCGCGGGATGGGTGGCTGTCCAATCGACTGGACGTACGAAACCCTCGCCGAACGCCCGACGCGCCGACTCATTTACTCTCGCCAATCCGAAGGCGATGGCTGCCGATCAGTACCGTATCTCGCTGCCACGCATCTCGAGGATGGCGTTCTCTGTCGCGCCGAACAGCACGGCCACGAGTACAAGTGGCGGATTCTCGCCGAAGACGACGCGGCCGTGCGACCGATCTATGACGAACTCAAGGGGAACCTCCGCGAGGGACTCAGCCTCGAGTTCGAGCGCGTCAACGGCGCGAGCGAGTGGCCCGACGAGCACGCAACGCAGGCGGAGTTGCCCTACAAACAGCGCGACGCCCTCGAGTTGGCCGTCGAGTACGGCTACTACGACTCGCCGCGGCGTCACTCGATTCAGGAAATCGCCGAAGCAGAGGCAATTCCGACCTCGACGTTGCAGTACCGCCTGACGCAGGCCGAATCCTGGCTCGCGACGACGTTCGTCTCGAGCGAGACGGGCGATCCAGTTGTGCAGGCGCTGCAACTGACGGCTGGCGACTGA
- the serB gene encoding phosphoserine phosphatase SerB has translation MTVVAFDFDGTLSDSEMTVLLGERCGVADDMAEITEASMNDEIDYAESLRKRAALLEGLPAEDAQAAFEKVELREGAADLIAELNEAGVTTAILTGGFERGVATALEREGVSVDHIVSNRLPMNEAEDELTGDVTGSLIEGTKDTALENLASDVDASLEDCVAIGDGANDLPMLEVAGLAIGFEPKPAVEPHCDVVVTSMSEAREELIADDVLAAN, from the coding sequence ATGACAGTCGTCGCCTTCGACTTCGATGGAACGCTTTCTGACTCCGAGATGACCGTCCTGCTCGGCGAACGCTGTGGCGTCGCCGACGACATGGCCGAAATTACCGAGGCCTCGATGAACGACGAAATCGACTACGCCGAGAGCCTGCGCAAGCGCGCCGCCCTGCTCGAGGGCCTCCCAGCCGAGGACGCCCAGGCCGCCTTCGAGAAGGTCGAACTCCGCGAGGGTGCAGCGGACCTGATCGCCGAACTGAACGAGGCCGGCGTCACGACCGCGATTCTGACCGGCGGCTTCGAACGCGGCGTCGCAACCGCACTCGAGCGCGAGGGCGTCTCGGTCGATCACATCGTCTCGAACCGACTGCCGATGAACGAGGCAGAGGACGAACTGACCGGCGACGTAACGGGCTCGCTCATCGAGGGCACCAAAGACACCGCCCTCGAGAACCTCGCAAGCGACGTCGACGCGTCCCTCGAGGACTGCGTCGCCATCGGTGACGGCGCGAACGATCTCCCGATGCTCGAGGTTGCCGGTCTCGCAATCGGCTTCGAGCCGAAACCGGCCGTCGAACCCCACTGTGACGTCGTTGTCACCTCGATGAGCGAGGCGCGCGAGGAACTGATCGCAGACGACGTGCTCGCGGCAAACTAA
- the serA gene encoding phosphoglycerate dehydrogenase, translating to MKVLVTDPIADAGLDVLRDAGHEVETGYELEGDALLEAVSDAHGLIVRSGTEVTEEVLAAAEELVIVGRAGIGVDNIDIDAATDEGVIVANAPEGNVRAAAEHTVAMTFATARSIPQAHIRLKDGEWAKSEYLGAELNGKTLGVVGLGRVGQEVAKKLDALGMDIVAYDPYISEERADRLGAELVEFEDCLDAADFLTIHTPLTPETEGLIGADELDLLEGGYIVNVGRGGIIQEDALAAKVEDGTVAGAALDVFAEEPLAEDSPLIGQDDVIVTPHLGASTEAAQENVATSTAEQVNAALLEEPVANALNAPSIDESAFPRVEPYIEIADTAGKVAAQLLEGRIEDVEVTYEGDIVDEDIEFVTASALKGVFEPLEWQVNAVNAPQIAEDRGVDVTESKTRQAEDFQSLISVTVSNDDDAVTVEGTLFAGDDPRIVRVDGYRVDAIPHGKMVVTRNTDEPGVIGLIGSVMGKHDVNIAGMFNARETIGGEALTVYNVDGLVPDGAKAELNDDDRIIGVDYITLNGQD from the coding sequence ATGAAGGTGCTGGTCACAGACCCAATCGCGGATGCGGGTCTTGACGTACTCAGAGACGCCGGCCACGAAGTCGAAACGGGCTATGAACTCGAGGGCGACGCACTCCTCGAGGCGGTTTCGGACGCGCACGGACTGATCGTCCGTTCGGGAACCGAAGTCACCGAAGAGGTGCTCGCAGCGGCCGAGGAACTGGTGATCGTCGGCCGAGCGGGTATCGGCGTCGACAACATCGATATCGACGCGGCGACCGACGAGGGCGTGATCGTCGCGAACGCACCCGAGGGTAACGTTCGCGCGGCCGCCGAACACACGGTTGCGATGACGTTCGCGACCGCCCGATCGATCCCGCAGGCACACATCCGCCTGAAAGACGGCGAGTGGGCCAAAAGCGAGTATCTCGGCGCAGAACTCAACGGCAAGACGCTTGGCGTCGTCGGCCTCGGCCGGGTCGGCCAGGAGGTCGCCAAGAAACTCGACGCGCTGGGCATGGATATCGTCGCCTACGATCCCTACATCAGCGAGGAGCGCGCCGACCGCCTCGGCGCGGAACTCGTCGAGTTCGAGGACTGTCTCGACGCCGCTGACTTCCTGACGATTCACACGCCACTGACTCCCGAAACCGAGGGCCTGATCGGCGCAGACGAACTCGACCTGCTCGAGGGCGGCTACATCGTCAACGTCGGCCGCGGTGGCATCATCCAAGAAGACGCGCTCGCGGCGAAAGTCGAGGACGGCACCGTCGCCGGCGCTGCACTGGACGTTTTCGCGGAGGAACCACTCGCTGAGGACTCCCCGCTGATCGGCCAAGACGACGTAATCGTCACACCTCACCTCGGCGCATCGACCGAAGCCGCCCAGGAGAACGTCGCGACCTCGACGGCCGAACAGGTCAACGCCGCACTCCTCGAGGAACCCGTCGCGAACGCACTCAACGCGCCGTCGATTGACGAGAGCGCGTTCCCACGTGTCGAACCCTACATCGAAATCGCAGATACCGCTGGCAAGGTCGCTGCCCAACTACTCGAGGGCCGCATCGAAGACGTCGAAGTCACCTATGAAGGTGACATCGTCGACGAGGACATCGAATTCGTCACCGCCTCGGCGCTCAAGGGCGTCTTCGAACCGCTCGAGTGGCAGGTCAACGCCGTCAACGCCCCGCAGATTGCAGAAGACCGCGGCGTCGACGTGACCGAATCGAAGACCCGTCAGGCAGAGGACTTCCAGAGCCTCATCTCGGTCACGGTGAGCAACGACGACGACGCCGTCACTGTCGAAGGAACACTCTTTGCGGGCGACGACCCACGAATCGTCCGCGTCGATGGCTACCGCGTCGATGCGATCCCGCACGGGAAGATGGTCGTCACGCGCAACACGGACGAGCCGGGCGTTATCGGTCTCATCGGGAGCGTCATGGGCAAACACGACGTCAACATCGCAGGGATGTTCAACGCCCGCGAGACCATCGGTGGAGAGGCACTGACCGTCTACAACGTCGACGGATTGGTCCCAGACGGCGCAAAAGCAGAACTCAACGACGACGACCGCATCATCGGCGTCGACTACATCACGCTGAACGGCCAGGACTGA
- a CDS encoding PAS domain S-box protein: MSDDEPGRPSESGDGDGDTADELAGDEVASPLEPHDNDGFFRRLVANTSEGVLTIDENSTIVFANPAIEELLGYAPEELIGSSKLSLIPKRLRPAHAAGLEKYLRTGNKHINWDGIELPALHKDGHEVPVLVSLREHPDTADKRLFTGLFRDISEQKLRERRFEAVFNNTYQFTSLLEPDGTLIEANETALSFAGLERDEIVGTPLWEAVWFQSNERAQQIVQEGVKRAANGGSIRDEIRVQGNDRTAIIDFSIRPVTDHHGDIRWLLPEGRDITGLKNREQHLQVLHRILRHNLRNDLTVIGGFAETLERELEGEHLEYAAHIVATVEELAELNERAKELADATLQNEATTRPVALWPALAAVAEDLQAAHPQSQLILPDAVDTQVAADDRLETVFREVLENALEHTDAPEPIVKLEVDDSGPVTVHVVDNGPGIPETEQTGVFNERPVTQVDHGSGLGLWLVELILEDYGGSLEYTACADHGGRVTISLPRASE, encoded by the coding sequence GTGTCAGATGACGAGCCGGGGCGACCGTCGGAGTCGGGAGACGGCGACGGAGACACTGCCGACGAACTCGCTGGCGACGAGGTCGCCTCCCCGCTCGAGCCCCACGACAACGACGGGTTCTTTCGACGGCTTGTCGCAAACACCTCCGAGGGCGTGCTGACGATCGACGAAAACAGCACAATTGTCTTTGCGAACCCGGCGATCGAAGAACTGCTTGGCTACGCACCCGAAGAGTTGATTGGCAGTTCGAAACTCAGCCTGATCCCAAAGCGGCTCCGGCCAGCCCACGCTGCCGGCCTCGAGAAGTACCTTCGAACGGGAAACAAACACATCAACTGGGATGGGATCGAACTCCCCGCACTACACAAAGACGGCCACGAGGTTCCCGTGCTGGTCAGTCTCAGAGAACACCCAGATACAGCGGACAAACGACTGTTTACCGGGCTCTTTCGAGACATTTCTGAACAGAAACTCCGTGAACGGCGCTTCGAGGCCGTTTTCAACAACACCTACCAGTTCACCAGCCTCCTCGAGCCAGATGGCACGCTGATCGAGGCCAACGAAACGGCGCTGTCGTTTGCCGGCCTCGAGCGCGACGAAATTGTCGGCACGCCACTGTGGGAGGCGGTGTGGTTCCAGTCGAACGAGCGAGCGCAACAAATCGTTCAGGAGGGCGTCAAACGAGCCGCAAACGGTGGCTCGATTCGCGATGAAATCCGCGTGCAGGGCAACGATCGGACCGCAATTATCGACTTTTCGATTCGGCCAGTGACGGACCACCACGGCGACATCCGCTGGCTGCTCCCGGAGGGACGCGACATTACCGGGCTCAAGAACCGCGAGCAACACCTGCAGGTTCTCCACCGTATCCTTCGGCACAATCTCCGCAATGATCTCACTGTAATCGGCGGCTTCGCCGAAACCCTCGAGCGCGAACTCGAGGGCGAACACCTCGAGTACGCAGCCCATATCGTCGCGACCGTCGAGGAGTTAGCCGAACTCAACGAACGCGCGAAGGAGCTTGCTGATGCGACACTGCAAAACGAAGCCACCACGCGGCCGGTCGCGCTCTGGCCCGCCCTCGCTGCCGTTGCCGAGGACCTCCAAGCTGCGCACCCACAGAGCCAGCTCATCCTTCCCGACGCCGTCGACACGCAGGTTGCTGCTGATGACCGCCTCGAGACGGTCTTTCGCGAGGTTCTCGAGAACGCACTCGAGCACACAGATGCCCCCGAACCGATCGTCAAACTCGAAGTCGATGACTCGGGACCTGTCACCGTCCACGTCGTCGACAACGGCCCGGGAATTCCCGAGACGGAACAGACAGGCGTGTTCAACGAGCGGCCAGTCACGCAGGTCGACCACGGCAGTGGACTTGGCCTCTGGCTCGTCGAACTCATCCTCGAGGATTACGGTGGGAGCCTCGAGTATACTGCCTGTGCCGACCACGGCGGGCGCGTGACGATTTCATTGCCTCGAGCGAGTGAATGA
- the hisI gene encoding phosphoribosyl-AMP cyclohydrolase: MDDAVAVDFGEDGLVPAVAQDAQTGDILMLAYVSPEALERTRDTGRAHYYSRSRDELWEKGATSGHTQAVEEIRVDCDADTLLYVVEQEAGACHTGHRSCFYRTLEGENVGEQVFDPDAVYDDE; this comes from the coding sequence ATGGACGACGCCGTTGCAGTCGATTTCGGCGAGGACGGACTCGTTCCCGCCGTTGCACAGGACGCCCAGACGGGTGACATCCTTATGCTCGCGTACGTCTCACCGGAGGCCTTAGAACGGACCCGCGACACCGGGCGCGCTCACTACTACTCCCGAAGCCGTGACGAACTCTGGGAGAAAGGCGCAACCAGCGGCCATACACAGGCCGTCGAGGAGATTCGAGTCGACTGTGACGCCGACACGCTGCTGTACGTCGTCGAGCAGGAGGCCGGCGCCTGCCACACGGGCCATCGGTCCTGTTTCTACCGAACGCTCGAGGGCGAGAACGTCGGCGAGCAAGTGTTCGACCCTGATGCCGTCTACGACGACGAATGA
- a CDS encoding O-acetylhomoserine aminocarboxypropyltransferase/cysteine synthase family protein, protein MSDDASDASEESDCSERGLGTRSVHAGQSPDPETGAMAPPIYQTTSYVFDDADTAADLYALEAEGYIYSRIANPTVTTLEDRLAALEGGAGAVATASGMAALDSATLVLAEAGDNVVCSTDTYGGTTAYFSKTASRRDIETKFVPTLEYDAYAEAIDEDTAFVHVETIGNPSLVTPDFERVAEIAHDNGVPLVVDNTFATPALCRPLEHGADIVWESTTKWLHGSGTTVGGVLIDGGDFDWGAHGYDEIAGPNHAYHDVDFSRDFADAPFAATVRFRSLRSLGNQQSPFDAWQTLQGLESMPLRVDKHCENASIVADYLTDHEDVAWVTNPGLESHPTHENATRYLEDYGGMVTFGLKGGYEAGKTFCEEVEVAQFLANIGDAKTLVIHPASTTHGQLTPTEREEAGVTEDLIRMSVGIEDPTDILADLEQAIDAATRACREGETR, encoded by the coding sequence ATGAGCGACGACGCGAGCGACGCGAGCGAGGAGTCGGACTGTTCCGAGCGCGGGCTCGGAACACGAAGCGTCCACGCCGGCCAATCGCCGGACCCGGAGACGGGCGCGATGGCCCCGCCGATCTACCAGACGACCTCCTACGTGTTCGACGACGCCGATACGGCTGCGGATCTCTACGCGCTCGAGGCTGAGGGCTACATCTATTCTCGAATCGCGAACCCGACGGTGACCACGCTCGAGGATCGCCTCGCCGCGCTCGAGGGCGGCGCGGGCGCGGTCGCAACGGCCAGTGGGATGGCTGCACTCGACTCCGCAACGCTCGTCCTCGCCGAGGCGGGCGACAACGTGGTCTGTTCGACGGACACCTACGGCGGGACGACCGCGTACTTCTCGAAAACGGCGAGCCGACGGGATATCGAGACGAAATTTGTGCCGACACTCGAGTACGACGCCTACGCCGAGGCTATCGACGAGGACACCGCGTTCGTCCACGTTGAGACGATTGGCAACCCCTCGCTCGTGACGCCGGATTTCGAGCGCGTCGCCGAGATCGCCCACGACAACGGCGTGCCGCTCGTCGTCGACAACACGTTCGCGACACCCGCGCTTTGTCGCCCGCTCGAGCACGGAGCCGACATTGTCTGGGAATCGACGACGAAGTGGCTCCACGGCTCTGGGACGACGGTCGGCGGCGTGCTCATCGACGGCGGCGACTTCGACTGGGGCGCACATGGATACGACGAAATCGCCGGCCCGAACCACGCCTACCACGATGTTGACTTCTCGCGAGACTTTGCCGACGCCCCCTTTGCTGCAACCGTTCGCTTTCGCTCGCTGCGCAGTCTTGGCAACCAGCAATCACCGTTCGACGCCTGGCAAACCCTGCAGGGCCTCGAGTCAATGCCGCTTCGCGTCGACAAACACTGCGAGAACGCCTCTATCGTCGCCGACTACCTCACGGACCACGAGGACGTTGCCTGGGTCACAAACCCCGGCCTCGAGTCCCATCCGACCCACGAGAACGCGACGCGCTATCTCGAGGACTACGGCGGAATGGTTACGTTTGGCCTGAAAGGGGGGTACGAGGCGGGCAAGACCTTCTGCGAGGAAGTCGAGGTCGCCCAGTTCCTCGCGAACATCGGCGACGCAAAGACGCTCGTCATCCACCCTGCGAGTACGACCCACGGACAGCTTACCCCTACAGAGCGCGAAGAAGCCGGTGTGACTGAGGATCTGATCCGGATGTCCGTCGGCATCGAAGACCCCACGGACATTCTGGCCGACCTCGAGCAAGCCATCGACGCGGCGACACGCGCGTGTCGGGAGGGCGAGACACGATGA
- the metX gene encoding homoserine O-acetyltransferase, whose product MTTQDTADLGEFQFLSGETIPSLEVAYETYGDFTGDNAVLICHALTGSSHVARRPDAGDETAGQARAWWGDVVGPGKAIDTTEYYVVCANVPGSCYGTTGPSSENPETGEPYGTDFPPVTVGDWTRAQRKLLDELGVGRLHALIGGSVGGMNVLDWLRRYPDDIGRAGVVAAAGRLDAQVLALDTVARRAITSDPNWNGGHYYGGPEPEDGLARARQIGHIMYLSKASMSRKFGRRSAGRETVHETSPDPAAAFFPYREVESYLDYQADKFVDRFDANSYLYMTRAMDDFDLSAGYEGDADALAAFEGDLLLLSFTGDWHFTVEQSEALAEAAREANVDVAHHIVDSDHGHDAFLVEPEKVGPPLSALLEEGLTGRLITDTDDEDDTDSFAPVHTSLFSD is encoded by the coding sequence ATGACGACCCAGGACACAGCCGACCTCGGCGAGTTTCAGTTTCTCTCCGGAGAGACCATTCCGAGCCTCGAGGTCGCCTACGAGACCTACGGCGACTTTACGGGCGATAATGCCGTCCTCATCTGTCACGCGTTGACTGGCAGTTCCCACGTGGCGCGCCGACCCGACGCAGGCGACGAAACAGCGGGTCAGGCCCGCGCATGGTGGGGCGACGTCGTCGGCCCTGGGAAAGCCATCGACACCACCGAGTATTACGTCGTCTGTGCGAACGTCCCCGGCTCTTGCTACGGAACCACGGGTCCCTCGAGCGAGAACCCCGAGACTGGCGAGCCTTACGGGACGGATTTCCCACCCGTCACCGTCGGCGATTGGACCCGCGCCCAGCGGAAACTGCTCGACGAACTCGGTGTCGGGCGTCTGCACGCACTCATCGGCGGCAGCGTCGGCGGGATGAACGTCTTAGACTGGTTGCGCCGCTATCCCGACGACATCGGGCGGGCGGGCGTCGTCGCCGCTGCTGGCCGACTCGACGCACAGGTGCTTGCACTCGATACGGTCGCCCGGCGAGCGATCACGAGCGATCCGAACTGGAACGGCGGCCACTACTACGGCGGCCCCGAACCCGAAGACGGCCTCGCTCGAGCCCGCCAGATCGGCCACATCATGTACCTCTCGAAGGCCTCGATGAGCCGCAAGTTCGGCCGTCGCTCGGCGGGCCGCGAAACAGTGCATGAGACCTCGCCGGACCCCGCAGCCGCCTTCTTCCCCTACAGGGAGGTCGAATCGTATCTCGACTATCAGGCCGACAAGTTCGTCGACCGCTTCGACGCCAACAGCTACCTCTACATGACCCGCGCGATGGACGACTTCGACCTCTCGGCGGGCTACGAGGGCGACGCCGACGCGCTTGCCGCCTTCGAGGGCGACCTCCTGCTCCTCTCGTTTACCGGCGACTGGCACTTTACCGTCGAGCAGTCCGAGGCGCTTGCCGAGGCTGCCCGCGAAGCCAACGTCGACGTTGCCCACCACATTGTCGACTCCGACCACGGCCACGACGCATTCCTCGTCGAACCCGAAAAGGTCGGCCCGCCGCTGTCAGCACTGCTCGAGGAGGGCCTCACGGGACGCCTCATCACGGACACTGACGACGAAGACGATACGGACTCGTTCGCGCCAGTCCACACGAGTCTCTTTTCGGATTAG
- a CDS encoding conditioned medium-induced protein 4 encodes MNEKTEELRDIFTDVTDGEETVTQSQEDTRGSLERDDRTVKERLENVITQMQERYEFETDLSTDELSIVAESFYEDEYDEEIAADLGVEPDEVFEARMSLHLVSNDDADEVDLAAIRNREEDNATLATEYDVSEADIRRYRRVAVAEDESRTANDRYRDEFDSILADADLSAQMTTDVREDGLEDATEGMETDVDF; translated from the coding sequence ATGAACGAAAAAACCGAGGAGCTTCGGGATATCTTCACCGACGTCACCGACGGCGAGGAAACCGTCACCCAGTCACAGGAAGACACGCGCGGATCACTCGAGCGCGATGACCGGACGGTCAAGGAACGCCTCGAGAACGTGATCACGCAGATGCAAGAGCGCTACGAATTCGAGACGGACCTTTCGACTGACGAGCTCAGCATTGTCGCAGAGTCGTTCTACGAAGACGAATACGACGAGGAAATCGCAGCCGATCTCGGTGTCGAACCCGACGAGGTCTTTGAGGCCCGCATGTCGTTACACCTCGTTAGTAACGATGACGCCGACGAGGTCGACCTCGCGGCGATCCGCAACCGCGAGGAAGACAACGCGACGCTCGCGACGGAGTACGACGTGAGCGAAGCCGACATTCGGCGCTACCGCCGTGTCGCCGTCGCCGAGGACGAATCCCGAACCGCAAACGACCGCTACCGCGACGAGTTCGACAGCATCCTCGCGGACGCCGACCTCTCCGCGCAGATGACGACTGACGTTCGCGAGGACGGCCTCGAGGACGCGACCGAAGGGATGGAGACTGACGTCGACTTCTAG
- a CDS encoding (Fe-S)-binding protein: MNVVAQADVSRETYWGISSTGFAVFYLLAAITIAVFLYGVYRRFSRYTEGDDDPFARVNDLPARVLSAAKIALSNEKQFNRDLYGGLMHAFIFWGFLTLFIATSILAIDGYVYEPIVQGNFWEGDFYLAYQFMVDAMGLLFVVGIGMAMYRRYWVRNERLWGRHTSSEDDIFIWTLFGLGVGGFILQGLRIYATGMPEHEVVSFVGYGLGLLFGAIGLPLAGEPGVSTASGLVTAENLHWLSWWSHSLLAFFFIAWIPYAKPFHMLSSFANVVTRDEKAGQRLPNVPADLDATNADSIDDFTWKELLDQDACTKCGRCSSVCPAKASDRPLDPRNVILDLKKYRESLEAGADEQPIIAHGGTSVIDTETMESCMACMACMDACPVEIEHLQSFTRLNRQLTDQGDVDSSMQDVFQNVMQNGNTFGDSARNRGDWSEDLGFDLTDAREEEVEYLWYVGDYPSYDERNKRVARSLATILQEADVSFGILFEDEKSDGNDIRRVGEELLYVELAGHHVETWDECEFEKIVCTDPHSYNTFTNEYPEVNFDEHADDELMPFDYDEQWNADGEVDVLHWTQAVEELVTDGALDLHGTELEYTVTYHDPCHLGRYNDEYEAPRDLIEATGCDLQEMPRNRADSFCCGGGGGGLWMDFEEEPKPSEERLREALEDTSAGSAVEKFVVACPMCMTMYEDGRKTGDFEDEIEIVDIAELIVEAIGQEETAGLEVAAN, translated from the coding sequence ATGAACGTTGTAGCCCAGGCAGATGTGTCTCGAGAGACCTACTGGGGGATCAGTTCCACCGGCTTCGCGGTGTTCTATCTCCTGGCGGCGATTACGATTGCAGTCTTTCTCTATGGTGTTTACCGCCGATTCAGCCGGTATACCGAGGGCGACGATGATCCGTTCGCTCGAGTGAACGACCTGCCGGCGCGCGTCCTCAGCGCGGCCAAGATTGCACTCTCAAACGAGAAACAATTTAACCGCGATCTGTACGGCGGCCTGATGCACGCGTTTATCTTCTGGGGCTTTCTGACCCTGTTTATCGCGACCTCGATTCTCGCTATCGATGGCTACGTCTACGAACCCATCGTGCAGGGGAACTTCTGGGAGGGTGACTTCTATCTGGCCTACCAGTTCATGGTCGACGCGATGGGGCTGTTGTTCGTCGTCGGTATCGGGATGGCGATGTATCGGCGCTACTGGGTCCGTAACGAGCGCCTCTGGGGTCGCCACACCTCGAGCGAGGACGATATCTTCATCTGGACGCTCTTTGGGCTCGGCGTTGGCGGCTTCATCTTGCAGGGACTGCGCATCTACGCGACGGGCATGCCAGAACACGAGGTCGTCAGTTTCGTCGGCTACGGCCTCGGCCTGCTCTTTGGTGCGATTGGCCTCCCGCTTGCGGGTGAACCCGGCGTCAGCACCGCCTCGGGGCTGGTTACCGCCGAAAACCTCCACTGGCTCTCGTGGTGGTCTCACTCCCTGCTTGCCTTTTTCTTCATTGCGTGGATTCCCTACGCCAAGCCCTTCCACATGCTCTCGTCGTTCGCCAACGTCGTCACCCGCGACGAGAAGGCGGGCCAGCGACTCCCGAACGTCCCCGCCGATCTGGACGCGACCAACGCCGACTCTATTGACGATTTCACTTGGAAGGAACTGCTCGACCAGGACGCCTGTACCAAATGCGGACGCTGCTCCTCAGTGTGTCCCGCCAAAGCTTCCGACCGCCCGCTCGACCCGCGTAACGTCATCCTCGACTTGAAGAAGTACCGGGAATCACTCGAGGCCGGTGCCGACGAGCAGCCGATCATCGCCCATGGAGGCACCTCAGTCATCGACACGGAGACGATGGAGTCCTGCATGGCCTGTATGGCCTGTATGGACGCCTGCCCGGTCGAAATCGAGCACCTCCAGTCCTTTACGCGACTCAACCGCCAGCTGACCGATCAGGGTGACGTCGACTCGAGTATGCAGGACGTTTTCCAGAACGTGATGCAAAACGGCAACACGTTCGGCGACTCGGCGCGTAATCGTGGTGACTGGAGCGAGGACCTCGGGTTCGACCTCACTGACGCCCGCGAGGAAGAAGTCGAGTATCTCTGGTACGTCGGCGACTATCCAAGCTACGATGAGCGAAACAAGCGAGTCGCGCGCTCACTCGCCACGATCCTGCAGGAAGCCGACGTGAGCTTCGGCATTCTCTTCGAGGACGAGAAGTCCGACGGCAACGACATCCGCCGGGTCGGCGAGGAACTGCTCTACGTCGAACTGGCCGGCCACCACGTCGAGACGTGGGACGAGTGCGAGTTCGAGAAAATCGTCTGTACGGACCCACACTCCTACAATACGTTCACAAACGAGTACCCCGAGGTCAACTTCGACGAGCACGCCGACGACGAACTGATGCCCTTTGACTACGACGAGCAGTGGAACGCAGACGGCGAGGTCGACGTCCTCCACTGGACACAGGCCGTCGAAGAACTCGTCACCGACGGCGCACTCGATCTCCATGGGACGGAACTCGAGTACACCGTTACCTACCACGACCCGTGTCATCTGGGCCGGTACAACGACGAGTACGAAGCGCCGCGTGACCTCATCGAGGCAACTGGCTGTGACCTCCAGGAGATGCCACGCAACCGCGCCGATTCGTTCTGCTGCGGTGGCGGCGGTGGCGGTCTCTGGATGGACTTCGAGGAAGAGCCAAAGCCAAGCGAGGAACGACTCCGGGAAGCACTCGAGGACACTTCGGCCGGCTCCGCAGTCGAAAAGTTCGTCGTCGCCTGCCCGATGTGCATGACGATGTACGAAGACGGGCGTAAAACCGGTGACTTCGAAGACGAGATCGAAATCGTCGATATCGCAGAGCTGATCGTCGAAGCCATCGGACAGGAGGAGACGGCGGGTCTCGAGGTCGCTGCGAACTGA